The following coding sequences are from one Neurospora crassa OR74A linkage group I, whole genome shotgun sequence window:
- a CDS encoding flavin-binding monooxygenase produces the protein MATTTNGHMDGSDLKKKFTLKDTVVENLRPLRVVVIGAGYSGIGAAIRIPEKLRNVELVVYEKYEGVGGTWWVNTYPGVACDIPSHSYQFSFAPNPNWSNLYAPGHEIQKYLQDVAEKFGATRFIKLSHKVEECVWDDGQKKWQFKVMNLVTGEVFTDSANVLITARGQLSEPRWPDILGIDQFKGKKMHSGAWDKSYDLRNKKIAVVGNGSSAIQIVPKLQKLEGTTLSCFIRSPTWISSAFGDNTMKDLGLDPKVTECHPMTIEGQAFFKADMESKLSARPDLLAKIIPAFAPGCRRLTPGRGYLEALQQPNVTAIHDPISHITSSGIALATVEGKKQIIDADVIVFATGFQACTSPPFPIIGRRGLTLASRWSQHPDSYLGLAVDGFPNYLMLFGPNTTIGFGSLNRILEAQVDYIVSVIRKLQKEDYASMEPKPERVRDFVAFVDAYFKDTVYLDKCKSWYRSEGGTGNRIVALWPGSTQHAVETLRSPRWEDWMYEGADKSGNGLRWLGNGWSLTQTEGDPSWYLNPEEIEFPWEGKPEENPKYKSKPWSH, from the exons ATGGCTACAACTACGAACGGGCACATGGACGGAAGTGACCTCAAGAAAAAGTTTACACTTAAAGACACGGTAGTGGAAAATCTTAGACCGTTGAGGGTAGTTGTCATTGGCGCTGGGTATAGTGGTATCGGGGCAGCGATTAG AATACCAGAGAAGCTACGAAATGTCGAGCTAGTGGTCTATGAGAAATACGAAGGCGTCGGAGGGACATG gtGGGTGAACACATATCCAG GCGTCGCCTGCGACATCCCCTCTCATTCATACCAATTCTCCTTTGCGCCCAACCCGAACTGGTCCAACCTCTATGCGCCAGGCCACGAGATCCAGAAATATCTGCAGGACGTGGCTGAGAAATTCGGAGCGACGAGGTTCATCAAGTTATCACATAAAGTGGAGGAATGTGTCTGGGACGATGGGCAGAAGAAATG GCAATTCAAAGTCATGAATCTGGTTACCGGAGAGGTGTTTACCGATTCGGCGAACGTGCTGATTACGGCTCGAGGTCAGCTTAGCGAGCCGCGATGGCCGGATATTCTGGGAATTGACCAGTTtaaggggaagaagatgcaTTCGGGGGCGTGGGATAAGAG TTATGACCTCCGCAACAAGAAGATCGCTGTTGTGGGTAACGGTTCCAGTGCCATCCAGATCGTTCCCAAGCTCCAGAAACTCGAAGGAACGACGCTCTCATGTTTCATACGATCACCGACCTGGATATCGTCAGCTTTTGGTGATAACACCATGAAAGACCTAGGACTGGATCCCAAAGTAACCGAGT GCCACCCGATGACCATCGAGGGACAAGCTTTCTTCAAAGCGGACATGGAATCCAAGCTGTCGGCTCGTCCCGACCTGCTAGCCAAGATCATCCCGGCCTTCGCCCCTGGCTGCCGGCGCCTCACTCCAGGAAGGGGCTACCTTGAAGCCCTCCAACAACCCAACGTGACAGCAATTCACGACCCCATCTCACACATTACCTCCTCCGGCATCGCGCTCGCCACtgtggaaggaaagaaacagATAATCGACGCCGACGTAATTGTCTTTGCCACCGGCTTCCAAGCCTGCACCTCCCCACCCTTCCCCATCATCGGCCGGCGCGGACTTACCCTCGCCTCCCGCTGGTCCCAACACCCCGATAGCTACCTCGGTCTAGCCGTCGACGGATTCCCCAACTATCTGATGCTGTTCGGCCCAAATACGACCATCGGGTTCGGCAGCCTGAATCGGATCCTGGAGGCGCAGGTAGACTACATCGTCTCGGTAATCCGCAAATTACAAAAGGAGGATTACGCGTCCATGGAGCCCAAGCCGGAACGAGTGCGGGACTTTGTGGCCTTTGTGGATGCCTACTTTAAGGATACGGTGTACCTGGATAAGTGCAAGAGTTGGTATCGGTCGGAGGGTGGGACGGGAAACAGGATCGTGGCGCTGTGGCCCGGGTCGACGCAGCATGCTGTTGAGACGCTGAGGAGCCCGAGGTGGGAGGACTGGATGTATGAGGGTGCTGACAAAAGTGGGAATGGGCTGAGGTGGTTGGGGAATGGATGGAGTTTGACGCAGACAGAGGGCGATCCGAGTTGGTATTTGAATCCGGAGGAAATCGAGTTTCCGTGGGAGGGCAAGCCGGAGGAGAACCCAAAGTATAAGTCGAAGCCATGGTCGCATTGA
- a CDS encoding CCCH zinc finger protein, variant, translating into MTMSAEEHELMERIARVAGQINQHKNQQAGLVPPQSSHAPPHHHSGYSGSWRHQRGGYPYPTRAHYTKPAHRHRTLVLNGASQQGKAGPPSSGAALDSSPSSWVAKNDRHLQIINSSIYHKEAQARTRAIEQTLRQKQQQRDDLERTKLINHLHRAGDRSAAAPNQYELTVQGIRFAVTKNGSKLVKIPGDLNSGPTPKMAIVGGVKFYRSKNGNLYRHGIVKAQRQSGAFKKVNVPCRNFSMTGSCTKGPRCRYIHDPAKVAICKDFLQQEECINGDSCDLSHELSAERTPTCLHFIKDSCTKPDCKFTHAKVSPAASVCREFGLYGYCEKGASCINRHVFECPDFSNTGVCNTKGCKLPHRERASVLRRVNARDDAEMEDLSSDDDSVDSDDIDSDDVDEFVGQDDDPDLDFAEQKDFIKF; encoded by the exons ATGACAATGTCTGCCGAGGAACACGAGCTGATGGAGAGGATTGCCCGTGTGGCCGGTCAGATCAACCAGCACAAAAATCAACAAGCAGGCCTTGTTCCGCCGCAGAGCAGCCACGCACCACCGCATCACC ACTCAGGTTATTCTGGAAGCTGGCGTCATCAAAGAGGAGGCTACCCATACCCGACCCGCGCCCATTACACCAAGCCTGCCCACCGTCACAGGACCTTGGTGCTGAACGGCGCGTCTCAACAAGGTAAAGCAGGTCCGCCCAGTTCAGGCGCCGCGCTCGACTCGTCCCCGTCGTCCTGGGTAGCAAAGAACGACCGTCACCTTCAAATCATCAATTCGTCCATCTATCATAAGGAAGCGCAGGCTCGCACTCGGGCCATTGAGCAAACTCTGCGCCAGAAGCAACAGCAGAGAGATGATCTGGAACGAACCAAGTTGATCAACCATCTACACCGTGCTGGCGATCGGTCGGCAGCGGCACCAAACCAATATGAACTAACCGTGCAGGGTATACGTTTTGCCGTTACGAAGAACGGAAGCAAACTTGTCAAGATTCCCG GCGATCTCAACTCAGGGCCGACCCCGAAAATGGCTATCGTAGGCGGTGTCAAGTTCTACCGCAGCAAGAACGGGAATTTGTACCGCCATGGTATTGTTAAAGCGCAGCG GCAATCCGGCGCTTTCAAGAAGGTCAACGTGCCTTGTCGCAATTTCTCCATGACCG GTTCATGCACCAAAGGCCCTCGGTGCCGATATATCCACGACCCAGCCAAGGTTGCCATTTGCAAGGACTTTCTCCAACAAGAAGAATGCATCAACGGTGACTCTTGCGATCTTTCGCACGAACTCTCCGCGGAACGCACCCCCACGTGCTTGCACTTCATTAAGGACAGTTGCACCAAACCTGACTGCAAATTCACTCACGCAAAGGTGTCTCCAGCTGCCTCGGTCTGCCGAGAATTTGGCCTCTACGGCTACTGCGAGAAGGGTGCAAGCTGCATCAACCGCCATGTTTTCGAATGTCCCGACTTCAGCAACACTGGCGTGTGTAATACCAAGGGCTGTAAACTGCCGCACCGGGAGAGGGCAAGCGTCTTGCGCAGGGTCAATGCCCGCGACGACGCGGAGATGGAGGATCTATCCAGCGACGACGATTCAGTCGATAGCGACGATATCGACTCGGACGACGTTGACGAGTTTGTTGGCCAGGACGACGATCCTGACTTGGATTTCGCCGAGCAAAAGGACTTCATCAAGTTTTGA
- a CDS encoding CCCH zinc finger protein: MTMSAEEHELMERIARVAGQINQHKNQQAGLVPPQSSHAPPHHRTSVEYHNSNRAGIDGLEDSGYSGSWRHQRGGYPYPTRAHYTKPAHRHRTLVLNGASQQGKAGPPSSGAALDSSPSSWVAKNDRHLQIINSSIYHKEAQARTRAIEQTLRQKQQQRDDLERTKLINHLHRAGDRSAAAPNQYELTVQGIRFAVTKNGSKLVKIPGDLNSGPTPKMAIVGGVKFYRSKNGNLYRHGIVKAQRQSGAFKKVNVPCRNFSMTGSCTKGPRCRYIHDPAKVAICKDFLQQEECINGDSCDLSHELSAERTPTCLHFIKDSCTKPDCKFTHAKVSPAASVCREFGLYGYCEKGASCINRHVFECPDFSNTGVCNTKGCKLPHRERASVLRRVNARDDAEMEDLSSDDDSVDSDDIDSDDVDEFVGQDDDPDLDFAEQKDFIKF, translated from the exons ATGACAATGTCTGCCGAGGAACACGAGCTGATGGAGAGGATTGCCCGTGTGGCCGGTCAGATCAACCAGCACAAAAATCAACAAGCAGGCCTTGTTCCGCCGCAGAGCAGCCACGCACCACCGCATCACCGTACGTCCGTGGAGTATCATAACAGCAACCGTGCTGGTATTGACGGTCTTGAAGACTCAGGTTATTCTGGAAGCTGGCGTCATCAAAGAGGAGGCTACCCATACCCGACCCGCGCCCATTACACCAAGCCTGCCCACCGTCACAGGACCTTGGTGCTGAACGGCGCGTCTCAACAAGGTAAAGCAGGTCCGCCCAGTTCAGGCGCCGCGCTCGACTCGTCCCCGTCGTCCTGGGTAGCAAAGAACGACCGTCACCTTCAAATCATCAATTCGTCCATCTATCATAAGGAAGCGCAGGCTCGCACTCGGGCCATTGAGCAAACTCTGCGCCAGAAGCAACAGCAGAGAGATGATCTGGAACGAACCAAGTTGATCAACCATCTACACCGTGCTGGCGATCGGTCGGCAGCGGCACCAAACCAATATGAACTAACCGTGCAGGGTATACGTTTTGCCGTTACGAAGAACGGAAGCAAACTTGTCAAGATTCCCG GCGATCTCAACTCAGGGCCGACCCCGAAAATGGCTATCGTAGGCGGTGTCAAGTTCTACCGCAGCAAGAACGGGAATTTGTACCGCCATGGTATTGTTAAAGCGCAGCG GCAATCCGGCGCTTTCAAGAAGGTCAACGTGCCTTGTCGCAATTTCTCCATGACCG GTTCATGCACCAAAGGCCCTCGGTGCCGATATATCCACGACCCAGCCAAGGTTGCCATTTGCAAGGACTTTCTCCAACAAGAAGAATGCATCAACGGTGACTCTTGCGATCTTTCGCACGAACTCTCCGCGGAACGCACCCCCACGTGCTTGCACTTCATTAAGGACAGTTGCACCAAACCTGACTGCAAATTCACTCACGCAAAGGTGTCTCCAGCTGCCTCGGTCTGCCGAGAATTTGGCCTCTACGGCTACTGCGAGAAGGGTGCAAGCTGCATCAACCGCCATGTTTTCGAATGTCCCGACTTCAGCAACACTGGCGTGTGTAATACCAAGGGCTGTAAACTGCCGCACCGGGAGAGGGCAAGCGTCTTGCGCAGGGTCAATGCCCGCGACGACGCGGAGATGGAGGATCTATCCAGCGACGACGATTCAGTCGATAGCGACGATATCGACTCGGACGACGTTGACGAGTTTGTTGGCCAGGACGACGATCCTGACTTGGATTTCGCCGAGCAAAAGGACTTCATCAAGTTTTGA
- a CDS encoding nuclease domain-containing protein, with product MPWGLWASPTGKDEGTPSPSSSTKYSSTTSTTSVNHSNHGIHNMPSNFLSNSPRPTERAPPPAADMADIPPIPPQLKKRAISWNDSLWTLIDWQHYQEPRSIVLYTLPTIGAFALFGIWRSFLRRFRGTAYISPGFFRRRTLLGKVTSVGDGDNFHFFHTPGGRLAGWGWLRRVPMVRKELKDRTIPIRIAGIDAPEGAHFGRPAQPYSSEALQWLRNYILGKRVRARIYRKDQYDRVVATVFVRKPPFFLRKDVGLEMLKLGLATTYEAKTGAEFGGPKMEQVYKNAEAAARRKGKGMWANTLTGFFGLGRRREIESPRQYKDRMRAAGNTILGKKTAAPKATTATKKAPAVKRETAAAAKKEKTKATAADSTVAKMP from the exons ATGCCATGGGGTCTGTGGGCATCGCCTACCGGGAAGGATGAGGGAACTCCatcaccctcttcttcgaccAAGTattcatcaacaacatcaacaacaagcgtCAACCACAGCAATCATGGCATCCACAACATGCCTTCGAACTTCCTTTCCAACTCGCCTCGTCCAACGGAGCGtgcgccgccgcctgccGCAGATATGGCAGACATACCACCCATCCCGCCCCAACTAAAAAAGAGAGCCATTTCCTGGAACGATTCGCTTTGGACGCTTATCGACTGGCAGCACTACCAAGAACCGCGATCGATCGTGCTCTACACCCTTCCGACCATCGGAGCTTTCGCGCTCTTCGGCATCTGGCGTTCGTTTCTCCGCCGCTTTCGCGGCACCGCATATATCTCGCCCGGCTTCTTTCGGCGGCGCACGCTGCTGGGCAAGGTGACGAGCGTAGGCGACGGCGATAACTTTCATTTCTTTCACACGCCCGGCGGGCGGTTGGCGGGGTGGGGCTGGTTGCGTAGGGTGCCAATGGTTAGGAAGGAATTGAAGGATCGAACG ATCCCAATCCGCATCGCTGGCATCGACGCCCCAGAAGGCGCCCACTTCGGCCGGCCCGCACAACCCTACTCGAGCGAAGCCCTCCAGTGGCTCCGAAACTACATTCTCGGCAAGCGCGTGCGGGCACGCATATACCGCAAGGATCAGTACGACCGGGTCGTTGCGACCGTCTTCGTTCGGAAACCGCCCTTCTTCCTGCGCAAGGACGTTGGGCTGGAAATGCTTAAACTTGGGCTGGCGACCACGTACGAAGCCAAGACGGGCGCGGAGTTTGGCGGGCCTAAGATGGAACAGGTGTATAAGAATGctgaggcggcggcgaggaggaaggggaaggggatgtGGGCGAATACCCTGACGGGATTTTTCGGGctgggaaggagaagggaaatCGAGAGTCCGAGACAGTATAAGGACCGGATGAGAGCGGCGGGAAACACTATACTGGGGAAGAAGACTGCGGCGCCCAAAGCAACAACGGCTACCAAGAAGGCGCCGGCCGTGAAGAGggagacggcggcggctgcgaagaaggagaagaccaAAGCGACGGCTGCAGATAGTACCGTGGCAAAGATGCCATGA
- a CDS encoding cellular morphogenesis protein, translating into MRLPFSRRSDARGQSLSPISVLLTLSSVALSPVTAISFTPAPATNLDLKDLGRVALAGDFSGISLFQFEEQNEQPFTTNGSQSLMARMPNGIFSPVVTTDATILAMCTFVEGNGKEDGVIIGGNFTSLQLPTHGSGSPDIRESKAIALFNPNTSSIETLSGLEGQVYAVLCDRDTNSVYVGGNFVGKDSRNAIAWVGGQGWTDLPFRGFNGPVNSITKASNGHIIYGGSFTGLGNATAPTERDGQVINLSSANISASPSTTRDGFSDPKNIVCSTSGTDGAGKTWLLQDNSPGFWQAKFRHGFRPTKLRLYNTHLDGAGTKTWRFTALPINGIMNMTYVDPVTNKNATCTSECPLSNNQTIKFQDFHFINVIGMNEFRIDISDYYGNGGGLNGIELFGDDIFSYAINDFNEPTCANLEFKSSSTATGPWQVTPSHQSTSEYLTAQISPPVTDTSAKIVFSPDIRESGFYSVNLYTPGCLQDDTCSSRGQVHLSGQMTADPTKSEPVDQTLFQTNNFDKYDQIYNGMVDASSSSFRPQITLTPVAGQDLASLTLVAQSIAFTLINSTGGLNGLFEYTPGQHVNVSDFTASAVNRLGSSFSGKSAVNTLATSGDTVFVGGNFTSPSAEHVVALNTKDSTNRTLDGGLNGEVQSMILDGNTLYVGGSFNSTSEKPVDGLNNVAAYDTEKNTWSPLGAGVNGKVMRVVGLTMNITGSTPEFVVSVNGDFDELNAFDKNPAVSVTGFGIWVPSQKNWLQNLDLELESIDGVLSTSIIDRSGSGSLYAGSLVSSTLGVRDIAGLGETLSRLPLKIQAPSKPSSSNSLAKRDSSINADSADSLQGVVTGIFDQENKRNLTILGGHFTATGSEPAINNLLIMDGKKNNEISGLGDGISQDSTVMALVVHNDILFAGGNITGTVNGNEVKALVTYNLASMSFSSQPPSLNGGDGTVSSIAVRDGTDDVYVGGSFTQAGSLDCPGVCFFSTSSSQWQQAGQNLGGTVNTLLWVDENLLLAGGNLTINNTASAYLATYDPKTLVWDAYPDAGQLPGPVEVLTAGTSDNKQIWVSGTASNGSVYLMKSEKDDGSSWHSVGQTLQPGTKIRGLQIFQLSQSHDKHSLIDDKEVLMVTGHIVLPDFGSASGVLFDGANFRPYILTTNSGNTPGSLAVVFSEKQNFFGKDGKHLPLVFVVLIGLGISLALMLLIVVAGLILDRIRKKREGYVPAPTHMYDRGSGIQRIPPHELLEGLSKSRSGAPQM; encoded by the coding sequence ATGCGATTGCCTTTCAGCCGGCGCAGTGATGCGCGTGGCCAGTCCCTCTCTCCGATATCCGTTCTTCTCACCTTATCTTCAGTAGCGCTATCACCCGTCACCGCGATATCATTTACCCCCGCGCCCGCGACAAATCTTGACCTCAAGGACCTTGGTCGGGTAGCCCTTGCTGGCGACTTTTCAGGAATATCTCTCTTCCAGTTCGAGGAACAAAATGAACAACCTTTTACAACAAATGGCAGCCAGTCGCTTATGGCACGCATGCCCAACGGCATCTTCAGCCCCGTTGTCACCACAGATGCGACTATCCTGGCCATGTGCACGTTTGTGGAGGGCAACGGGAAGGAGGATGGAGTGATTATCGGCGGAAATTTCACGAGTTTGCAGCTGCCGACGCACGGAAGCGGAAGTCCCGACATTAGAGAGTCCAAAGCGATAGCGCTGTTCAACCCAAACACGTCCAGCATCGAGACATTGTCAGGTCTAGAAGGTCAGGTCTATGCTGTGCTGTGTGACCGTGACACCAACTCGGTATACGTGGGTGGAAATTTCGTCGGCAAAGACTCTAGGAATGCGATCGCATGGGTTGGGGGGCAGGGATGGACGGATTTACCGTTTAGGGGGTTTAACGGACCTGTGAACTCCATTACGAAGGCATCCAATGGTCATATCATTTACGGAGGAAGCTTCACAGGTCTGGGAAACGCGACTGCGCCGACTGAGCGCGATGGCCAAGTTATCaacctctcctccgccaatATTTCAGCCAGCCCTTCGACAACCAGGGATGGGTTCAGTGATCCCAAGAACATTGTGTGCAGTACTAGCGGAACCGACGGGGCAGGCAAGACATGGTTGCTGCAGGACAACTCACCGGGATTCTGGCAGGCAAAGTTTAGACACGGTTTCCGGCCGACAAAGCTTCGCCTATACAACACGCACCTGGACGGCGCTGGAACAAAGACATGGCGATTCACTGCGCTACCCATCAACGGCATCATGAACATGACCTATGTCGACCCAGTCACGAACAAGAACGCTACGTGTACGAGCGAGTGCCCACTAAGCAACAATCAGACTATCAAATTCCAGGATTTCCACTTCATCAACGTCATCGGTATGAACGAGTTTCGTATCGATATTTCGGACTATTACGGAAACGGTGGAGGTTTGAACGGGATCGAGCTATTTGGAGACGATATTTTTTCGTACGCGATCAATGACTTCAACGAGCCTACTTGTGCCAATCTTGAGTTCAAGTCGTCGTCTACTGCCACAGGCCCTTGGCAGGTCACTCCTTCTCATCAGAGCACCTCCGAATACCTGACTGCTCAAATATCCCCACCCGTTACCGACACCTCGGCCAAGATCGTTTTCTCGCCGGACATCAGGGAATCGGGCTTCTACTCCGTCAACTTGTACACACCCGGGTGTCTCCAGGATGACACATGCTCGAGCAGAGGACAGGTTCATCTTTCAGGTCAAATGACTGCCGACCCTACCAAGAGTGAACCGGTCGACCAAACACTGTTCCAGACAAATAACTTCGACAAGTACGATCAGATTTATAATGGCATGGTTGATGCGAGCTCGTCAAGCTTTCGGCCCCAAATCACCTTGACGCCAGTTGCTGGCCAGGACTTGGCCAGTCTTACTCTCGTCGCCCAAAGTATCGCCTTCACCTTGATTAACAGTACGGGTGGCCTGAATGGGTTGTTTGAATACACGCCTGGCCAACATGTGAATGTTAGCGACTTCACGGCCTCAGCTGTCAACCGCCTTGGATCGAGCTTCTCTGGTAAATCCGCTGTCAACACTCTTGCCACCTCTGGCGATACCGTTTTCGTTGGAGGCAATTTCACCTCGCCATCTGCTGAGCACGTTGTTGCCCTAAACACCAAGGACTCGACCAACAGGACATTGGATGGTGGACTCAACGGCGAAGTTCAATCGATGATATTGGACGGCAACACATTGTACGTTGGAGGAAGTTTTAACAGCACTTCCGAGAAGCCGGTAGATGGTCTCAACAATGTTGCCGCCTACGACACCGAGAAGAACACGTGGAGCCCCCTCGGTGCTGGTGTCAATGGCAAGGTCATGCGCGTTGTTGGCTTGACGATGAACATTACCGGGTCAACTCCAGAGTTTGTCGTGAGCGTTAACGGCGACTTTGACGAGCTGAATGCCTTTGATAAGAACCCTGCTGTTTCTGTAACTGGTTTCGGTATTTGGGTGCCTTCACAAAAGAACTGGCTACAAAACCTGGATCTCGAGTTGGAGTCAATTGACGGTGTCCTATCAACGTCCATCATTGATCGCTCTGGCAGCGGTTCCCTCTACGCTGGCTCGTTGGTATCGTCCACGCTCGGTGTGAGGGACATTGCGGGCTTGGGAGAAACGCTCAGTCGTCTGCCATTGAAAATCCAAGCTCCCTCCAAGCCGTCAAGCTCCAATTCATTGGCCAAGCGCGATAGTTCGATAAACGCTGATAGCGCCGACAGCCTACAAGGAGTCGTTACAGGCATCTTCGACCAGGAAAACAAGAGGAATCTCACTATTCTCGGTGGTCACTTCACTGCAACCGGTAGCGAACCTGCGATCAACAACCTCCTTATTATGGACGGCAAGAAGAACAACGAAATCTCTGGTCTTGGTGATGGTATCTCACAGGATTCAACTGTCATGGCCCTGGTTGTGCATAATGATATCCTCTTTGCCGGTGGCAACATCACTGGCACAGTCAATGGCAACGAAGTGAAGGCGTTGGTCACTTACAACCTTGCCAGCATGTCCTTCAGCTCGCAACCACCCTCTTTGAACGGCGGTGACGGTACTGTCTCTTCTATTGCTGTTCGTGACGGCACAGACGATGTCTATGTCGGAGGATCTTTCACTCAGGCGGGCTCTCTTGATTGTCCCGGTGTCTGCTTCTTCAGCACATCTTCGTCGCAATGGCAACAAGCTGGCCAAAACCTTGGAGGAACCGTCAACACGCTCTTGTGGGTCGATGAGAACCTGCTCCTTGCTGGCGGCAACCttaccatcaacaacaccgcCTCAGCCTACCTGGCCACTTACGACCCCAAGACCCTGGTATGGGACGCTTACCCTGATGCCGGCCAGCTCCCCGGACCGGTCGAGGTTCTTACTGCCGGCACAAGCGACAACAAGCAAATCTGGGTATCAGGAACCGCCTCCAACGGCTCGGTTTACCTCATGAAGTCCGAGAAGGATGACGGATCATCCTGGCATTCCGTTGGCCAGACCCTGCAGCCCGGCACCAAGATCCGTGGTCTCCAGATCTTCCAGCTCAGCCAATCGCATGACAAACACTCCCTGATCGACGACAAGGAGGTCCTTATGGTCACCGGCCACATTGTTCTACCCGACTTTGGCTCAGCCTCTGGCGTCCTCTTTGACGGCGCAAATTTCAGGCCCTATATTCTGACCACCAACTCCGGTAACACCCCTGGGTCGCTTGCCGTTGTCTTCTCGGAAAAGCAGAACTTCTTCGGTAAGGATGGCAAACACCTGCCACTAGTGTTTGTTGTTCTCATCGGCCTCGGCATTTCGCTCGCCCTCAtgctcctcatcgtcgtGGCCGGTTTGATCCTCGACAGAATCCGCAAGAAGCGCGAGGGTTACGTGCCTGCCCCGACGCACATGTATGACCGAGGCAGTGGCATCCAGAGGATACCGCCGCATGAGCTGCTGGAGGGGCTAAGTAAAAGTCGATCTGGTGCGCCTCAGATGTAA